Genomic DNA from Thermotoga petrophila RKU-1:
ACCTCCCAGAACGATCGGTACGTCGTAGCGACTCTTCAAAAAGCGAATCGTTTCCCACACTCCGGGATACCAGTAGCTCAACGTGGACGTGACCATTATGAGATCAACGTTTCCGATTTCTCTCAATTTCCACTCCAGAAACTCTGGAGGTGCTCCGTACCTCTTATACCTTCTTGGAACAGATTTCAACATCTCTGGTTTCTCTATAACCTGACTTGGAAACTTTCCTGTGCCGTATCTTTTGTCTTTTGGCACTCTCGCAAATCTCGGAAGATCGGGATCGTGTCTGTTGAGAAGATCCACGAGATGGACCTCGTAACCCATCCACTCCATTGCGCGAGCAACGTAAAGAAGGCCGATGGGCTTCAACCAGAAATCGTACGCCGCAAAATCGTGAATCCACGGATTAACGAGAAGTACCTTCAATCTCCGAAGCAGAAATGGTACACCCCCTTGATCGTGAGGTCCTCATCGAAGATCTCGTGTTTTATCATATCTTTCACGATCTTCGACTGACCTCCCGTGAGAACCACCGGTAAATCACCGTAAACTTCCTTCATTCGTCCTATTATCCCCTCAAGAGCGTAGACACTTCCGTTCACTACACCCAACCTGATGTTTTCTTCCGTATCCTTTCCTACAACAAAATCCGCTGGTTTTACCTCAACGAGCGGAAGTTTTGCCGTTCCCCGAAAGAGCGAGTGAACCATCATGAAGAGTCCTGGTAAAATGGCTCCTCCTTCGTAAGATCCGTTCACAACAAGATCCACGGTGGTTGCCGTTCCCATGTCGACGATGATTCCGTTTTTACCGTATTCCTTGACGAAAGCGACAACGTTGGCCACCCTATCAGCCCCCACTTCCGAGGGATTCTTCACGTTCCATTTCACACATCCGTTTTTCGCCTTCACCCATATCGGTGATATGTTGAAATATTTTTGGGAAAAACGTTCTATAACTGTGTTCTGAGTGGGAACGACGGAGGCCACTCCTATACCCTTTATCCCACGCATAGCATCGCCCAGAAGAGGATGAAGGTGTGAAAAGAGTTCGTCCTCCGTTTGAAACACACCGGTGGACAGCCTCCACCTTCTGAAAGTTTTACCATCTTCGGTGATAGAGAAGACAGAATGCGTGTTACCCACGTCCACGAGGAGGTACAAAAGTATCACCTCCACATTTGAGATGGTGTAAAATATTTCTTACACACCTCTGAAACATTTGACACGAAGATGTAGTAAGGTAATACTAAATCTAAAAGAGGACATCAGAAAATTTTATCACGGGAGGTGGAGAGAATGGACTGGAAGAAATACGGTTACAACACAAGGGCTCTTCACGCAGGTTATGAACCACCCGAGCAGACCACAGGATCGAGAGCGGTCCCTATATATCAAACGACTTCTTACGTTTTCAGAAATTCTGATCACGCAGCGAGACTCTTTGCCCTTGAAGAGCCTGGGTTCATCTACACAAGGATTGGAAATCCTACCGTTTCGGTCCTTGAAGAAAGAATAGCCGCTCTGGAAGAAGGGGTGGGAGCCTTAGCAGTTGCCAGTGGACAAGCCGCTATAACTTATGCCATTTTGAACATTGCAGGTCCAGGAGATGAGATCGTCAGCGGGAGCGCGCTGTATGGGGGAACGTACAATCTGTTCAGACACACTCTCTATAAAAAATCCGGCATCATCGTGAAGTTTGTGGATGAGACAGATCCAAAGAACATAGAAGAGGCCATCACCGAGAAAACAAAGGCGGTGTACCTTGAAACTATCGGGAATCCCGGTCTCACAGTGCCGGACTTTGAAGCGATAGCGGAGATCGCTCACAGACACGGTGTTCCTTTGATAGTGGACAATACGGTAGCGCCATACATATTCAGGCCCTTCGAACACGGTGCCGACATCGTTGTTTATTCGGCCACGAAATTCATCGGAGGACACGGAACATCGATAGGCGGTCTCATCGTAGACAGCGGAAAATTCGACTGGACGAACGGAAAGTTTCCAGAACTCGTGGAACCAGATCCCATCTACCACGGTGTGAGTTATGTGGAGACGTTCAAAGAAGCAGCCTACATAGCAAAATGTAGAACCCAGCTTTTGAGGGACCTGGGAAGCTGTATGAGCCCGTTCAACGCGTTTCTGTTCATCCTCGGACTTGAAACCCTCAGCTTGAGGATGAAGAAACACTGTGAAAACGCACTGAAGATCGTTGAATTTCTGAAATCGCATCCCGCCGTGAGCTGGGTCAACTATCCGATAGCTGAAGGCAATAAAACCAGAGAAAACGCACTGAAATACCTCAAAGAAGGATACGGTGCGATTGTAACGTTCGGTGTGAAAGGCGGAAAAGAGGCGGGAAAGAAGTTCATAGACAGTCTCACACTCATTTCCCACCTCGCCAACATTGGTGATGCAAGAACTCTGGCTATTCATCCCGCTTCGACAACCCATCAGCAGCTCACGGAAGAAGAGCAGTTGAAAACGGGTGTTACTCCGGATATGATAAGATTGTCTGTTGGAATAGAAGATGTGGAAGATATCATAGCCGATCTGGATCAGGCTCTCAGAAAATCTCAGGAGGGATGAAAAGTTGCCAATAAACGTTCCAAGCGGTCTTCCTGCTGTGAAAGTCTTGGCAAAAGAGGGCATTTTCGTTATGACGGAAAAGAGGGCGATCCACCAGGACATCCGCCCTCTTGAAATTCTCATTCTGAACCTGATGCCAGACAAAATAAAAACGGAGATTCAACTTCTCAGACTCCTTGGAAACACTCCTCTTCAGGTGAATGTGACCTTACTCTACACCGAAACTCACAAACCGAAACACACTCCCATTGAACACATTCTAAAGTTCTACACAACTTTTTCCGCTGTTAAAGATAGAAAATTCGATGGATTCATCATCACGGGCGCTCCCGTGGAACTCCTTCCGTTCGAAGAAGTGGATTACTGGGAAGAACTCACAGAAATCATGGAATGGAGCCGCCACAACGTGTACTCAACCATGTTCATCTGCTGGGCGGCTCAGGCGGGACTGTACTATTTCTACGGAATACCGAAGTACGAACTTCCACAGAAGCTCTCAGGCGTTTACAAGCACAGAGTCGCAAAAGATTCGGTCCTCTTCAGGGGACACGACGACTTCTTCTGGGCGCCGCACTCGCGGTACACCGAAGTGAAGAAGGAAGACATAGACAAAGTACCGGAGCTTGAGATCCTTGCAGAGTCGGACGAAGCTGGTGTTTACGTGGTTGCAAACAAAAGCGAAAGACAGATATTCGTCACAGGACATCCCGAGTACGACAGATACACACTGCGAGACGAATATTATCGAGATATAGGTCGAAATCTGAAGGTGCCGATTCCTGCCAATTACTTTCCAAACGACGATCCCACAAAAACTCCCATTCTCACCTGGTGGAGTCATGCTCACCTCTTCTTCAGCAACTGGTTGAATTACTGCATCTACCAGAAAACACCTTACAGATTGGAAGACATACACTGAAGAACCCCTTCGGGGTTCTTCTTTTTCCATGTTAAAATAATAGTTGTGATTCTGAACACAAAAGGAGTGGAAAAATTGTCGATTATATCAGCCCTGGCAAATTTCTTTGCTCAAACCGCGTTCCCATATCTCACATTTGGAAACATAGCCATGTTCGCAGTGGCCATTGCCCTGCTTTACGTAGCTATAGTGAAACACTCAGAACCTCTTCTTTTGATTCCCATAGCCTTTGGAATCATTCTTGCGAACATACCCGTTGAAACCACGGGAATATTGAACGAAGGCGGTTTTCTCTACTACATAAAGAAAGGCCTTGACCTGGGAATCTATCCTCCTCTCATCTTCCTCGGAATAGGCGCCCTCACAGATTTTTCCTTCATGCTCTCGTACCCGATCACCATCTTTCTCGGTGCGGCTGCACAGATGGGAATATTTTTCACCTTTTTTGTGGCAAAGGTTCTAGGATTTTCTCTGAAACAGGCGGCTTCCATCTCCATCATAGGTGGTGCAGATGGGCCAACCGCCATTTACATAACGAACACACTATCCCCAGAATTGATCGCCCCCATAGCCATATCTGCTTATTCCTACATCGCTCTCATTCCCATCCTCCAACCCGTCGTTTCCAGAATTTTAGTAAGCAAAGAAGAACGAAAAATCAAAATGAAACCACCAAGAAAGGTGAGCAGATTCGAGAGACTTTCATTTCCGATAGTGATAACAATAGCAACCGCTCTTCTGATTCCAAAGTCGCTCCCTCTGGTTGGATCTCTCATGTTTGGAAACCTCCTCAGAGAAGCGGGGATTGTGAAAAGACTCGTTGAAGCCGCCAGCAGGTACATACTCGACACGGTGACGATCCTTCTCATGCTTTCAGTTGGGGCTTCTGCAAGAGCCGATGTTTTCTTGACTCCCCAAAGTCTGATGATATTCTTTCTCGGAGCAGCCGCTTTCATCGTGTCAATGAGTTCTGGGATTCTGTTTGCGAAACTCATGAACCTGTTTTTGAAGGATAAAATAAACCCGCTCATAGGAGCGGCTGGTGTTTCTGCCGTACCAGATTCTGCCAGAGTTGCACAGAAACTCGCTCAGGAAGAAGATCCAAGGAATCACATACTCATGCACGCAATGGGACCCAACGTGGCGGGAGTCATAGGCTCAGCCACTGTGGCAGGAGTGTTTCTGATGTTCCTCAGCTGAGAGGGAAGAATATGGGTTACAAGATCGTGGTGAATTACGACTGGTGCAAAGCGTGTAAGCTGTGCGCGTGGGCTTGTCCGACTGGTGCCATTACAAGCGATGAAATAGGAAAACCCGTGACAAACGAGAACAAATGCATCGGATGTTTAAAATGTGAGAAAATATGTCCGGATATGGCCATAGAAATTGTGAGTGATGAGAATGCCTGAGATGATGTTTCTTCAGGGGAACGAAGCGTGTGCTCTGGGCGCGATAAAAGCAGGATGCAGGTTTTTCGCAGGCTATCCGATCACTCCCTCCACAGAGATAGCGGAGGTGATGGCAAGAGAACTGCCAAAAGTGGGGGGAGTTTTCGTTCAAATGGAAGACGAAATAGCCAGTGCAGCGGCTGTTGTTGGAGCGTCCCTCGCCGGAGTGAAATCGATGACCGCCACAAGTGGACCCGGATTCAGCCTCATGCAGGAGGTTATAGGCTACGCGATCATGACGGAAACACCGTGTGTCTTTGTCAACGTCATGAGACTCGGCCCTTCCACTGGACTTCCAACGAAACCCGCGCAGGGAGACATCATGCAGACAAGATGGGGAACACACGGAGACCACGCCATAATCGCTCTCTATCCATCATCTGTCGCGGAAGTTTATCGTTATATAATCACTGCGTTCAACTTAGCGGAAGAGTACAGGACTCCTGTTGTGTTTCTCATGGACGCAATGCTCGGTCACATGAGGGAAAGTTTCTATCCACCGAAAGATGAGGAACTGTTCATCATAGAGAGACTGAAAGACACTTCTTTTGGAGAAGAAGATCTTTTCGTATCCTTTTCTGAAAGTGAGTACGCAGAACCCACACCATTCCCCATGGCTGAGATGGGAAAAACGAGGTTTCATGTCTCCGGTCTCGTCCATGACGAATCGGGTTTCCCTCTAACTTCTCCTGATGTGGCAGAAAAATTGATAAGAAGGCTTACGAACAAAATCAGACTCCATGCGGATGAAATAGCTTTCTACGAGGAGTACGAGACGGAAGACGCAGAAATTCTGGTGGTGGCCTATGGAATAGTCGCAAGAAGCGCTATGAAAGCAGTGAAGATCGCAAGACGCGACAGAATCAAGGTGGGATTGTTCAAGCCCATCACAATCTGGCCGGCTCCCGTATCACGTTTCAGAAAATTGGCAGAAAAAGTGAACACCATAGTGATAGCCGAGATGAATCTGGGGCAGTACGCGAAAGAACTCATAAGTTCCATAGACAGAAGATCGAAAGTCATAAGAACTATAAACAAAGTGAACGGAGAACTCATAAAACCTGAAGAGATTCTGGATGTTATAACCGAAACTCAAATAGAGATTTAACATAAAGGAGTAGAATTGAATCTTGGTGGATCAAAAAACCAAGGAGGTGGAAACTGTGTACGTGGAAATCGTGGATGTAAGAGCAAGAGAGGTCCTGGATTCGAGAGGAAATCCCACCGTTGAAGCGGAAGTCGTGCTTGAAGACGGAACAATGGGAAGAGCCATCGTGCCCTCTGGTGCCTCCACTGGAAAATTCGAAGCCCTGGAAATCAGAGACAAAGACAAGAAGAGATACCTCGGGAAGGGTGTTCTGAAGGCCGTAGAGAACGTGAACGAAACCATAGCTCCCGCGCTGATTGGAATGAACGCATTCGACCAGCCACTCGTTGACAAGACACTGATAGAACTGGATGGCACAGAGAACAAATCTAAACTGGGTGCCAACGCTATACTCGCCGTTTCTATGGCAGTTGCCAGAGCGGCGGCGAATTACCTCGGATTGCCCCTCTACAAATACCTTGGAGGAGTCAACGCAAAGGTTCTGCCAGTACCTTTGATGAACGTGATCAACGGTGGACAGCACGCAGACAACAATCTTGACCTTCAGGAATTCATGATCGTTCCCGCCGGATTTGACAGCTTCAGAGAAGCTTTGAGGGCAGGAGCGGAAATATTCCACACGTTGAAAAAGATACTCCACGAAGCCGGTCACGTGACAGCAGTAGGAGACGAGGGTGGATTCGCACCCAATCTGTCTTCCAACGAAGAAGCCATAAAGGTTCTGATTGAAGCCATAGAGAAAGCTGGCTACAAGCCCGGAGAAGAAGTCTTCATAGCTCTTGATTGCGCAGCATCTTCCTTCTACGATGAGGAAAAGGGAGTTTACTACGTCGATGGT
This window encodes:
- a CDS encoding type III pantothenate kinase → MYLLVDVGNTHSVFSITEDGKTFRRWRLSTGVFQTEDELFSHLHPLLGDAMRGIKGIGVASVVPTQNTVIERFSQKYFNISPIWVKAKNGCVKWNVKNPSEVGADRVANVVAFVKEYGKNGIIVDMGTATTVDLVVNGSYEGGAILPGLFMMVHSLFRGTAKLPLVEVKPADFVVGKDTEENIRLGVVNGSVYALEGIIGRMKEVYGDLPVVLTGGQSKIVKDMIKHEIFDEDLTIKGVYHFCFGD
- a CDS encoding O-acetyl-L-homoserine sulfhydrylase produces the protein MDWKKYGYNTRALHAGYEPPEQTTGSRAVPIYQTTSYVFRNSDHAARLFALEEPGFIYTRIGNPTVSVLEERIAALEEGVGALAVASGQAAITYAILNIAGPGDEIVSGSALYGGTYNLFRHTLYKKSGIIVKFVDETDPKNIEEAITEKTKAVYLETIGNPGLTVPDFEAIAEIAHRHGVPLIVDNTVAPYIFRPFEHGADIVVYSATKFIGGHGTSIGGLIVDSGKFDWTNGKFPELVEPDPIYHGVSYVETFKEAAYIAKCRTQLLRDLGSCMSPFNAFLFILGLETLSLRMKKHCENALKIVEFLKSHPAVSWVNYPIAEGNKTRENALKYLKEGYGAIVTFGVKGGKEAGKKFIDSLTLISHLANIGDARTLAIHPASTTHQQLTEEEQLKTGVTPDMIRLSVGIEDVEDIIADLDQALRKSQEG
- the metA gene encoding homoserine O-acetyltransferase MetA translates to MPINVPSGLPAVKVLAKEGIFVMTEKRAIHQDIRPLEILILNLMPDKIKTEIQLLRLLGNTPLQVNVTLLYTETHKPKHTPIEHILKFYTTFSAVKDRKFDGFIITGAPVELLPFEEVDYWEELTEIMEWSRHNVYSTMFICWAAQAGLYYFYGIPKYELPQKLSGVYKHRVAKDSVLFRGHDDFFWAPHSRYTEVKKEDIDKVPELEILAESDEAGVYVVANKSERQIFVTGHPEYDRYTLRDEYYRDIGRNLKVPIPANYFPNDDPTKTPILTWWSHAHLFFSNWLNYCIYQKTPYRLEDIH
- a CDS encoding sodium ion-translocating decarboxylase subunit beta encodes the protein MSIISALANFFAQTAFPYLTFGNIAMFAVAIALLYVAIVKHSEPLLLIPIAFGIILANIPVETTGILNEGGFLYYIKKGLDLGIYPPLIFLGIGALTDFSFMLSYPITIFLGAAAQMGIFFTFFVAKVLGFSLKQAASISIIGGADGPTAIYITNTLSPELIAPIAISAYSYIALIPILQPVVSRILVSKEERKIKMKPPRKVSRFERLSFPIVITIATALLIPKSLPLVGSLMFGNLLREAGIVKRLVEAASRYILDTVTILLMLSVGASARADVFLTPQSLMIFFLGAAAFIVSMSSGILFAKLMNLFLKDKINPLIGAAGVSAVPDSARVAQKLAQEEDPRNHILMHAMGPNVAGVIGSATVAGVFLMFLS
- a CDS encoding ATP-binding protein, which codes for MGYKIVVNYDWCKACKLCAWACPTGAITSDEIGKPVTNENKCIGCLKCEKICPDMAIEIVSDENA
- a CDS encoding 2-oxoacid:acceptor oxidoreductase subunit alpha, whose protein sequence is MPEMMFLQGNEACALGAIKAGCRFFAGYPITPSTEIAEVMARELPKVGGVFVQMEDEIASAAAVVGASLAGVKSMTATSGPGFSLMQEVIGYAIMTETPCVFVNVMRLGPSTGLPTKPAQGDIMQTRWGTHGDHAIIALYPSSVAEVYRYIITAFNLAEEYRTPVVFLMDAMLGHMRESFYPPKDEELFIIERLKDTSFGEEDLFVSFSESEYAEPTPFPMAEMGKTRFHVSGLVHDESGFPLTSPDVAEKLIRRLTNKIRLHADEIAFYEEYETEDAEILVVAYGIVARSAMKAVKIARRDRIKVGLFKPITIWPAPVSRFRKLAEKVNTIVIAEMNLGQYAKELISSIDRRSKVIRTINKVNGELIKPEEILDVITETQIEI
- the eno gene encoding phosphopyruvate hydratase, with protein sequence MYVEIVDVRAREVLDSRGNPTVEAEVVLEDGTMGRAIVPSGASTGKFEALEIRDKDKKRYLGKGVLKAVENVNETIAPALIGMNAFDQPLVDKTLIELDGTENKSKLGANAILAVSMAVARAAANYLGLPLYKYLGGVNAKVLPVPLMNVINGGQHADNNLDLQEFMIVPAGFDSFREALRAGAEIFHTLKKILHEAGHVTAVGDEGGFAPNLSSNEEAIKVLIEAIEKAGYKPGEEVFIALDCAASSFYDEEKGVYYVDGEEKSSEVLMGYYEELVAKYPIISIEDPFAEEDWDAFVEFTKRVGNKVQIVGDDLYVTNVKRLSKGIELKATNSILIKLNQIGTVTETLDAVEMAQKNNMTAIISHRSGESEDTFIADLAVATNAGFIKTGSLSRSERIAKYNQLLRIEEELGKVAEFRGLKSFYSIKR